A segment of the Pseudomonadota bacterium genome:
CCCGCCAAATCCACCGAACCGTCTGCGTCCACGTCGATGAACTCGACGCTGCGCAGATTGCGGACATTGCCAAGCTCGCGCAGCGCCAGGCGCTGCTCGCGGTCCACGTTGAGCGACCACAGCTGCTCGCCCACGACCACGAGCTCTGGTTGTTTGTCGTCCGCAATATCTGCCCGAACGAGCTCGCGGGCGCCCTGCATCTGGGCCTGCAGGCGCGTGACAAATGCTCCCCGCCGATCACCGAGCCATACCTGCAGGGTGGGCTCGCCGGCGCCGAGCATCACCAGATCGTCCTGGCCATCGCGATTGACGTCCGCGGCAGCAAGGGCTCGGAGCGCGCCGAGCGGCCCGGGTTTGGCTCGACGCGCAGCCGAACCGCTCCCCGGCAGCATCCAAACCTCACCAGGTGTGGCAAGCAGCTCCGGAGCCGGCACGGCCACCACCAGGTCGAGCCCCGGTCGCGCGTCGAAATCGCCGACCGTCAGGGCGCCTGGTCCCGCCCGTAGGAGCGCCGCCGGCGCGCTGAGACCCCGAGCCAAGGCAAACCGGAAACGTGCCAAGATCCCGGCATGCCTCCCGGTTTCGGGGTTGACGCTTCGGACCCCAACCAGGAGCTCGGCCTCCCCATCGCCGTCGAGATCGGTCGCAAGTACCTGCCCCGGGCGCAGCAGCCCTTCGGCCTTGCTCTCGACCAGGGCGACCCGCCAGGCGGTCCAGCTGCCAGGCGGGCCTTGCCGTGCCGCGATAAGGTGCAGCGTGCGACCGCAATGAAGCGCGATCCAGGGCCTCACCCCGGGCGCAAGCGCCACCACGGACAGTTCAGGGAGCTCGCTCTCAGCCGTGCAGACCGTGTAGCGCGGGACAGACGCGGGCAGCTCGGACGGGGCAATGGACCGGGCTGCGGCGTTGGAAGCGTCGGCCTCGTTGGGTATGCGCGCCGCCGGAGCTGCCGGGATCGGTGCCGCCGGATGCGCCTCATCGGCGAGCGCGCGGGCTGAGCCGGCAGCGCCCGCATCGGCCGGCAGCGCTTCGTGCCGGCCGCTCGTTTGCGGGCTCCCGGCGGCATGCCAGCGCAGTCGACCGGCCGCCAGGGCTGCCGCAGCCAGCACGCCCCACAGCGCGAGTGCCCACACGATCGATCGCAGCGGTGCGCTTTGCAGCCTCAAGGCGACTCCTATAGCAGGTGGGACGATGCCGGGGAATAAGCCGGGGGCTGTCCGTGTTAGGGAGATGTTGACAGATGCGGAAGTTCTGGTAGCTCACAGGCCGCTCGCGATGATAGTCGTCGATGACGTCGCCAAGTACTACGGTTCGCACTGCGCCGTACGTGATCTGGAGTTTACGATCGAGGAGGGCGAGTGCGTAGGGTTTCTGGGTCTCAACGGGGCCGGCAAGACCACGACGCTGAGAATGCTCAGCTGCTTGTTGCTGCCGACCTCCGGGCGGATCGAGGTGCGCGGGCTCGATGTCGTGGACGATTCCCACGAGATCCGGCGCTTGATCGGCTACTTGCCGGACAACCCACCGCTGTATGCCGAGATGAGCGTGTGCGAGTACCTCAAGTTCGCAGGCAAGTTGCGAGGTCTGAGCGATTCGCGCTGCCGACAACGCCTGGACCTCGTGCTCGGCGAGTGCAACTTGGGCGGGGTCGAAAACACGCAGATAGCAAGCCTGTCTCACGGCTATCGGCAGCGCGTGGGCATCGCACAGGCGATTATCCACGATCCGTCGTTGTTGATACTCGATGAACCGATTCAGGGGCTCGATCCGGTCCAGATCGTCGACATGCGCGCCATGATTCGCAATCTGCGTGGTCGCCACACGATTCTGCTTAGCACGCATATTCTGAGCGAGATTGAACAAACCTGCGATCGCATACTGATGATGCACGAGGGTCGCATCGCGGCCGAAGGGAGCGAGGAACAGCTGGCCGAACGCTACGGAGCAGGTCAGGGGCTAGAGCTCGAGGCGCGAGGCGCAGCCGATACGTTGCGCGAGGCGCTGGACAAGCTCGCCTGCGTTGATCACGCGAGCGTGCGCGAGACCGGCGAGGACTCGGTGCTCTTGGCCACGTTGCGCGTGGCCGATTCGGAACGGGAGGCCGTTAGCCGGGCTGTGATCGAGGCGGGTCTCGGCCTGCTCGGCATGCGTCGCGTGACCACAGGTCTCGAGAACATCTTTGTGCAGCTCAGCAAGGGGGCCGGGAGCGTGAAGGACCCTGGATCGACGACCCCTGGGGAGGTGAGCTCGTGAACCATATCCTGCTCATCGCGCGCCGGGAGCTCGCTGGCTACGGCAGGACACCCAGCGGTTATCTGATCGTTGCCGCCACGCTGTTGGTGCAGGGCTTGCTGTTCAATACCCGCGCCGTCGGGACCGGTGCCAAGCTCTCCTCGCAAGTGCTCATCGATTTCCTGCGCGACTCGAGTGGAACGACCACCGTGGCTTCGGTGCTGCTCGCTATGCGCTTGTTCGCCGAGGAGAGGCAGTCGGGTACCCTGACGCTGCTGTTCACCTCGCCCGTGCGCGAGTTTCAGCTGGTGGTGGGCAAGTTCATCTCGGCCTTTGTCGTACTGTCGCTGCTGACGCTGCTCAGCCTCTACTTGCCTGCTTTGATCTTCGTCAACGGCAAGGTGTCGCTGGGGCACATCGCGGCCGGCTACCTTGGGCTGCTGCTGCTTGGCTCGGCGACCCTGAGCCTGGGCGTCCTCGGCTCGGTGCTCGGCAAAAACCAGCTGGTTGCGGGGCTGCTGGCATCGGTCTTCATCTTTCTCCTGTTCCTCAGCTGGTATCTGGCTCGCATCGTGGATCCTCCGCTGAGCGTTCCCATCGCCTACCTTTCGCTCTACGAAAAGCACTACTTTCCCT
Coding sequences within it:
- a CDS encoding VCBS repeat-containing protein → MRLQSAPLRSIVWALALWGVLAAAALAAGRLRWHAAGSPQTSGRHEALPADAGAAGSARALADEAHPAAPIPAAPAARIPNEADASNAAARSIAPSELPASVPRYTVCTAESELPELSVVALAPGVRPWIALHCGRTLHLIAARQGPPGSWTAWRVALVESKAEGLLRPGQVLATDLDGDGEAELLVGVRSVNPETGRHAGILARFRFALARGLSAPAALLRAGPGALTVGDFDARPGLDLVVAVPAPELLATPGEVWMLPGSGSAARRAKPGPLGALRALAAADVNRDGQDDLVMLGAGEPTLQVWLGDRRGAFVTRLQAQMQGARELVRADIADDKQPELVVVGEQLWSLNVDREQRLALRELGNVRNLRSVEFIDVDADGSVDLAGYDHPEVVAYRIDGGRVGARSTLASLSGDHAAVLATRFVPLVGGEPPGLVVVSAPSGSPKTIQISLLSAEQLVGGGVHLTPGSSPLPDAPLRLHGHLPRGT
- a CDS encoding ABC transporter ATP-binding protein, whose amino-acid sequence is MIVVDDVAKYYGSHCAVRDLEFTIEEGECVGFLGLNGAGKTTTLRMLSCLLLPTSGRIEVRGLDVVDDSHEIRRLIGYLPDNPPLYAEMSVCEYLKFAGKLRGLSDSRCRQRLDLVLGECNLGGVENTQIASLSHGYRQRVGIAQAIIHDPSLLILDEPIQGLDPVQIVDMRAMIRNLRGRHTILLSTHILSEIEQTCDRILMMHEGRIAAEGSEEQLAERYGAGQGLELEARGAADTLREALDKLACVDHASVRETGEDSVLLATLRVADSEREAVSRAVIEAGLGLLGMRRVTTGLENIFVQLSKGAGSVKDPGSTTPGEVSS
- a CDS encoding ABC transporter permease, whose translation is MNHILLIARRELAGYGRTPSGYLIVAATLLVQGLLFNTRAVGTGAKLSSQVLIDFLRDSSGTTTVASVLLAMRLFAEERQSGTLTLLFTSPVREFQLVVGKFISAFVVLSLLTLLSLYLPALIFVNGKVSLGHIAAGYLGLLLLGSATLSLGVLGSVLGKNQLVAGLLASVFIFLLFLSWYLARIVDPPLSVPIAYLSLYEKHYFPFMRGLVQLTDVVFYLSVAYLALLASTRALQSQRWH